A genomic stretch from Coffea arabica cultivar ET-39 chromosome 10c, Coffea Arabica ET-39 HiFi, whole genome shotgun sequence includes:
- the LOC140015727 gene encoding disease resistance protein RPM1-like: MPWAAADLLIKKIVSLIRNEASLIGGIEDQLNELKDELTSMKSFLEDADKKRSKTAGEQSWVANRLKNDASTIHLPKNLYKKHRFAKKLEKINHKIKVISERRQRYGIDLIEGSSSDVDDFNWDQKQTLADASLFMRHDDFIGYESDLKLIMEWLQNENSGLSIFSAVGLGGSGKTTLVAKAYNSKIVKQHFNCHAWITVSQKYDTRRLLRNMIKELYKAAAEPVPEDVNSLNYRELIEMLANYLCLKRYLLVLDDVSNIQLWTAINASLPNEGVGTWKSNYANKSKRGCGFVYFWDQKPCLLPQWTSEE, encoded by the exons ATGCCATGGGCTGCAGCAGACCTTTTGATCAAAAAGATAGTTTCTCTTATACGGAATGAAGCATCCCTGATTGGAGGAATTGAAGATCAACTCAACGAACTCAAAGATGAGTTGACAAGCATGAAATCTTTCTTGGAAGATGCTGACAAAAAGAGAAGCAAAACAGCAGGGGAACAATCTTGGGTGGCAAAT AGACTCAAGAATGATGCATCAACTATACATCTTCCCAAGAACTTGTACAAGAAGCATCGGTTTGCCAAAAAGTTGGAGAAGATCAACCACAAGATCAAAGTCATTTCTGAAAGAAGGCAACGTTATGGGATTGATCTCATAGAAGGAAGCAGCTCTGATGTTGATGATTTCAACTGGGATCAGAAGCAGACTCTTGCAGATGCTTCTCTTTTCATGAGACACGATGATTTTATTGGATATGAGAGTGATCTCAAACTGATTATGGAATGGTTGCAGAATGAAAATTCTGGACTTTCTATTTTCTCTGCTGTTGGTTTGGGTGGTTCTGGAAAGACTACTTTGGTTGCCAAGGCCTATAACAGCAAGATTGTGAAACAGCATTTTAACTGCCATGCTTGGATTACTGTTTCACAGAAATATGACACAAGAAGATTGCTTAGAAACATGATCAAAGAGTTGTACAAGGCAGCAGCAGAACCAGTTCCAGAGGATGTCAATTCCTTGAACTACAGAGAACTAATTGAAATGCTGGCCAACTATCTTTGCTTAAAAAGGTATCTGCTTGTGTTGGATGATGTATCGAACATCCAGCTTTGGACAGCAATCAATGCGTCCCTTCCAAATGAAGGAGTTGGAACTTGGAAGTCGAATTATGCTAACAAGTCGAAGAGAGGATGTGGCTTTGTCTACTTTTGGGATCAAAAGCCATGTCTGTTACCTCAATGGACTAGCGAGGAATGA
- the LOC140015728 gene encoding disease resistance protein RPM1-like: MTCNSLSSELSGTDDPLLETMTNILWLGFSDLPYPLKRCFLYCCLFPEDYWIIPRRVIRLWVAEGFVGKIGNMAPEEVAETYRIGLVKRNVLQVVKRNAVGRLKRCQMHDLMRDIALSTSRIQKFCGIYDAQEASNDSGVRRLQLFHSKVDDLRSWSGMPKLRSLLVFNHIGKISPDSLPLLLRTSKVFRVLELQAAPIEKLSDELANLFNLRYLNIRMTKVNELNNSIGSMNDDVVQNHPHFSMNGKTDVEVA; the protein is encoded by the exons ATGACATGTAATAGCTTGAGTTCAGAGCTGAGTGGCACAGATGACCCACTATTGGAAACCATGACAAATATACTTTGGCTTGGCTTCAGTGATTTGCCTTATCCACTTAAGAGATGCTTTTTGTACTGCTGTCTTTTCCCAGAAGATTATTGGATAATTCCAAGAAGGGTCATTAGGCTCTGGGTTGCAGAGGGATTTGTTGGAAAGATTGGGAACATGGCACCTGAAGAAGTTGCTGAGACCTACCGAATAGGGCTTGTCAAGAGAAACGTGCTTCAAGTTGTAAAGAGGAATGCCGTGGGAAGGCTAAAAAGGTGTCAAATGCATGATCTGATGCGTGATATTGCCCTTTCAACATCCAGGATACAGAAGTTCTGTGGCATATACGATGCTCAAGAAGCTAGTAATGATAGTGGAGTTCGGCGTTTACAGTTATTCCACTCAAAAGTGGATGATTTGAGGTCATGGAGTGGAATGCCAAAGCTGAGATCTCTTCTCGTGTTCAACCATATAGGTAAGATTTCTCCAGATTCATTACCATTGCTTCTTCGAACAAGTAAAGTTTTCAGAGTGTTGGAACTGCAAGCTGCACCTATTGAGAAATTATCTGATGAACTTGCGAATTTGTTCAATTTGAGATACTTGAACATAAGGATGACAAAAGTGAATGAGCTAAATAATTCCATTGGAAGCATG AATGAtgatgtggttcaaaatcacccTCATTTCTCGATGAATGGTAAAACAGATGTGGAAGTGGCATAG